The genomic interval GCGTTCCGGCACCATCCGAGGGCTTTGTCTCGGCCAGGTCGTTCGCGGCGAGCATGTCGATCGCCGACAGCAATGCGTCGCCCGGCACGGGGCCGGGCAGCACGATGCTCCTGCCGCTCGTGCGATCGATCAGGCGCAGCGAAGGCGTCGCCGTGATGCCCGACGCGGCGGCTTCTGCGGCCTGCGCATGCACGATGCGCGCGGATGGCTCGCCGCTCAGGCATGCCTTGAGGTCAGCGGACATGCCGGGAAACATCTCCAGGTCCGGCACGCCCTGGCCATCGCTGCGCGTGTTGGCATAGACCCACTGGACCGCGGCCCAGAACGCTTCGTGCCCTCCCGCCTGGCCGGCGCACTCGACCAGGCGTGCCTCCTGGCTTGCGGCGGGTTCATGGATGGACATCGGCACGTGGTGCCACTGCAGGTTCACGTCCTGGTGCGCGTCGATCCACTGTTGCAGCTGCGGTGAGTACGCCTTGCAGTATGGGCACTCGAGATCGGCATAGAAGACGATAGTGAAACGTGCCTCGGGACTGCCCAGCCGCCACGGGCGCGCGGCCACCTCCGTGGCATCGACCTCGCGCGAGGGTTGCGGCCCCGGCTCGCCGGAGGAACTGAACATGAACCAGATCAGCAGCGCCGCGGTCAGGCCCGCCGCCAGTGCCCAGAGCAAGCGAAGCCACCGGCGTGGCCGCCGTCGAAAGGCTTGCATCTCGATCGGAAGGGAAGGGCGTTTCGGCGTCATGGGACTCTCCGGCGATTATTGCGGCAGGTCCAGGGCCGGCGACTCGATGCCGCGCGCCTGGTCGATCTTCTCGGCCACCTTGAACGCGGCCTCCAGTTCGCTGATGCCGTACTGCTGCATGAACTGGTAGCGCTCGGCTTTCTCCTCGGGCTCCGTTTGGGCCAACGCCAGGAAAAGGCTCGGCGGCACGGCCCGGAAAAGCACCTCCATCGACTTCGACAAGATCACCCCCTCGGTGAACTTGCCCGCTTCCTTGCGCGCGGAGAGCATCAATGCCTTCTGCGCGGGCGAAAGTTCGCGAAAGCGCGCGATCTTCTCGACTTCATCGGGCGGCATCGACAGGCACACCCACCACTCGATCATGTTGAGCATGGGCTCGGCCGCACGCGGCAGGTCGTCGATGTTCTGGGTGGCCAACCAGAACCACGCGCCCAGCTTGCGCCACATCTTCGTGATCTTCACGACGTAAGGCGCGAGCAGCGGGTTCTTGGTGATCACATGTCCTTCATCGGTGACGTTGATGATCGGCCTGCCGAGGTATTGGTCGCGCTCGGCGATGTTGTTCACCGTGCTGATGAGGCTGATGTACGCGATGGAGAGCTGCGCGTTGTAGCCCTCGCGGGCATAGGTCGCCAGATCGACCAGGGTGATGTCCGCTTCGGGCCACGGGGTGCCGGGCCGGTCGAACATCTCGCCGTCGGCCCCTTGGCAGAACATGTCCATCGCATCCGCCATCTCCAGCAAGCGCACGCGCCGCATCTCGGGCAGCGTGGTGTCGCTGCCGCGTGTGCGCAACGCATCGCGCACGTCGCGCGTGAGCACCGTGCGCTGCTCGCCGCCCTCGCTACCTTCGCCATAGCAGTGCTCGGCGGCATCGAGGATGCACTGGCGGATCAGCGAGCGGTCGGCTCTCGTCATGCGGGCTTCTTCCTTGTCCTCGCCGCCCGTGATCATCAGCCGTGCGGTGATTTCCAGCTCGCCCAGCACGTCGCGCTGCTCGTCGGCGTGGGCGGCCTCCGGTGGCGTGTCTTCGTCCAACGCATCGGCGTCGAGCGTCTGCACGTCGCTGGGTGTCTCGATCAACCGGCGCGCGTCGGCGAACGGCGCCAGGCTCACGCCCGAGCCGGGTGCCAGCTTTACGCGGTTCACGGTCAGACCCAGGCGCTTGGCGAAGTCACTGAACAAACCAAAGCTGTTGCCGGCTTCCACGATGAACAGGCGCGGCCGGTAGATGGCCGTGACCTGGTTCAGCAAGTTGTTGAGCGTGGCGGACTTGCCCGAGCCCGTCGGCCCGAACAGGAACAGGTGGGCGTTCATCTGCCGGTCCAGCCGGTTGAGCGGGTCGAAGGTGAGCGGTCCACCCCCACGGTTGAACATCGTCACGCCGGGATGCCCTGTGCCCTGGCTGCGCCCCCACACCGGCGACAGGTTCGCCGCGTGCTGGGCGAACATCAGTTGCGTGTACCACTTGCGCCGATCCTGGCCGGGGTTGTAGCAGCACGGCAACCAGCGCAGGTAGCTGTTGAGCGGTGCCACCTCGTCGTCTTCGCGCACCGGCTGCAAGCCTGCGTTGAGCATCACGTTCGCCAGATCCAGGCCGCGCCGGTCCAACTCGGCTTCGTCGCGCCCGCGCAGATAGAACGCCAGCGTGCCCCGGTAGAGCTTGTGTGCGCTGCCGATCAGCGAGCGGGCTTCATGCACGTCCTTGAGGGTCTGTTCCGACGCCAGCGTCTCGCCCACGGCCTTCCTCGCCAGATGGTTGAGATCGGATTCGAGGACATCCTGCGGCGTGGCGACCATCGTCAGGCACATCAAGGTGTCCTCGGGCATCTGGTCGAACAGCGTGTTGATCGCGTCGCCCTTGCGGGTCTCGCCGGTCAGGTGCCCCGTGCCCGGTGGCATGCGCAGCCGGTCGGCGATCAGCACGCGGTGTGGCATCCCATCGAAGTGCCAGGCCCCGTGCGCGACGTCAGAGCGCGGCTGCCCGAAGAACAGCCGCTGGCTGAAATCCCGTCCGCTCGCCAGTTCGATCTCGCCGTCTTCGGTCTCGGCGGGGTACCGTGCCAGCGCATAGAAGCGCTCCCTATCCTCGACTCCAGGCCCGAGCAGGGCAGGGCGGGGGTTGAACCACCGCAGCAGCCAGTCGTGAACGTCTGCCGCAAGCATGCGCCGGGCCTGGATGCCGGCGTTCGCCAGCCCGCCGCACAGGCGGTCGCAGACGATGTTCAGCATCTGCTCGGGCGTCTGGCCCCTGCGCATGATCTGGCTCGCCTGGCCCTGGCCCTGTCCTTGTCCGGTCACGCGGCGATAGACCACCATGCGCACGCGCCGCGTCTGGCCGCGCCAGCGCAGCCGCGTGACCACCGTGTCCTCGAACAGGCCTCCGGGCTTGGCCACCGCGCGCAGGTGGTGGCCGAAGAAGCGCAGGTAGAACTCCGTGAACGCCGTGCCGCGGGCGCGCGGTTGCACGTAGTCGCGCAGGGTTTGCATGTACTGGTCGAAGCTGGGTTCATCCTGGGCATAGAGCTGGAGCACCCAAGGGTTCTCGTCCAGTTCATCGAAGCTGTCCTGCAGCGCGTTCTCCAACGCATCCCTGGCCTGGGCCAGCCAGGCCGGCTCGCGGCCCTCGGTGCCCAGCGGCACCAGCTCGAAGAAGGCGGCCACGGACTGCCCGTCCTCCAGCAGCATGGACTTCGATTCCGGCAGGAACTCTACCCAGGGCAGCAGCTCCACGAACGACGGCGCGACGTCGTACAGCGCCTGCTCGTCGGCCATGGTCGCCGGCCTGCGGCCCTGGACCGCCGCGCCAGGTTCGGGAATACCTGCCTGCCGCAGGGCCTCGACGTGGCGCTGCCAGCCGTCCAGCTGTCCATCGTCGGCCGGGCCTCCGATGCCGCCGGCGGCCAGCTTCGGCCATGGGAGGGTCCAGCGCATCAGTAGTCCTCCACGCGCTCGCCCGGCATCGCGTACTGCACCCGCTGGTACAGGGGGAACACCGTCGTGTAGCCCGGCACAGGCACCGGGTCCGTGCCTGTCAAGTGCGGAAAGACATACATCACCAGGTCGGGGTTGGGCAGGCGCTGGAACTGGCGATGGATCTCGTTGCGAGCCGTGCGCGTGTAGCGCATCTGCTCGGCGGGCGCGGCCTGCACGTCCGCCTCGGTCAGCGGCCGCCGCAGACTCTGGCGCGCATCGAGCAGCTGGCGGCGCGCCACCTGACCTGCGCCACCACCTGCGCTGTCACCAGTCTCCTGCTGCCAGATGTCCATCATGGTGCGGTCGCCATGGGTCAGCAGTTCCTCCTTGCTGGTGGCGCAGCCGCCCAGCACCGCGATGGCGGCGGCCAGCGCGAGGCCTTGGGCCCGGTTAGTCCAATTCGAGAGCATGGCTTTCTCCTGCGCGGTGATCGACCTTGCGGCCTTCGGGATCGAAATCGATGGCGAGCGGCTTTTCGAGGTGAACCGCGACCTTGGCGCCGGGCTGCACATAGACCGCCGCGAAAGCCTGGCCGTACAGCTTGTTGACCCAGTTCGACATCTCCTGGACACCCCCGGCGAGAATCCGGCCGACCGCTTCCTGGCCACTGATGCCCACGGTGCCGATGGAGCCGTCCGAGCCCACGTAGGACACCCGGCCGCTGTCGCTCTTGATGAGCGAGGCCACGCCGGCACCGGCTGCCGTGATCAGGGCTTGCGAGCCGAGGTACTGCTGGGCGTTGCTGCGCCGATCCCCGCTGACACAGGGAATGCCGTGGGGATCGCTGATCCAGCCCAGGCCCCCGCCCTGATGGTTGTTCTGCTGGTTGCCCTCGCGGTCCTCTGGAATCGTGCGGATCGTCCCGTCGTGGAACACGAAGGTGATGCTGCGCACCTGGCCGCGCACGCACGAAAGCGTCCAGTCGCCGGAAGCCGTGCCGCTGAACACGGCACCCGCTACATCGGGAATGTCGATGCCGTTGGCCGTCAGGTTGTCGGGGCCGACGAGCACCTTGAACGGGTACGGATCGTTGACCGTGCCGTCGATCGG from Acidovorax sp. FHTAMBA carries:
- a CDS encoding conjugative transfer ATPase, producing the protein MRWTLPWPKLAAGGIGGPADDGQLDGWQRHVEALRQAGIPEPGAAVQGRRPATMADEQALYDVAPSFVELLPWVEFLPESKSMLLEDGQSVAAFFELVPLGTEGREPAWLAQARDALENALQDSFDELDENPWVLQLYAQDEPSFDQYMQTLRDYVQPRARGTAFTEFYLRFFGHHLRAVAKPGGLFEDTVVTRLRWRGQTRRVRMVVYRRVTGQGQGQGQASQIMRRGQTPEQMLNIVCDRLCGGLANAGIQARRMLAADVHDWLLRWFNPRPALLGPGVEDRERFYALARYPAETEDGEIELASGRDFSQRLFFGQPRSDVAHGAWHFDGMPHRVLIADRLRMPPGTGHLTGETRKGDAINTLFDQMPEDTLMCLTMVATPQDVLESDLNHLARKAVGETLASEQTLKDVHEARSLIGSAHKLYRGTLAFYLRGRDEAELDRRGLDLANVMLNAGLQPVREDDEVAPLNSYLRWLPCCYNPGQDRRKWYTQLMFAQHAANLSPVWGRSQGTGHPGVTMFNRGGGPLTFDPLNRLDRQMNAHLFLFGPTGSGKSATLNNLLNQVTAIYRPRLFIVEAGNSFGLFSDFAKRLGLTVNRVKLAPGSGVSLAPFADARRLIETPSDVQTLDADALDEDTPPEAAHADEQRDVLGELEITARLMITGGEDKEEARMTRADRSLIRQCILDAAEHCYGEGSEGGEQRTVLTRDVRDALRTRGSDTTLPEMRRVRLLEMADAMDMFCQGADGEMFDRPGTPWPEADITLVDLATYAREGYNAQLSIAYISLISTVNNIAERDQYLGRPIINVTDEGHVITKNPLLAPYVVKITKMWRKLGAWFWLATQNIDDLPRAAEPMLNMIEWWVCLSMPPDEVEKIARFRELSPAQKALMLSARKEAGKFTEGVILSKSMEVLFRAVPPSLFLALAQTEPEEKAERYQFMQQYGISELEAAFKVAEKIDQARGIESPALDLPQ
- a CDS encoding TIGR03751 family conjugal transfer lipoprotein; this translates as MLSNWTNRAQGLALAAAIAVLGGCATSKEELLTHGDRTMMDIWQQETGDSAGGGAGQVARRQLLDARQSLRRPLTEADVQAAPAEQMRYTRTARNEIHRQFQRLPNPDLVMYVFPHLTGTDPVPVPGYTTVFPLYQRVQYAMPGERVEDY
- a CDS encoding DsbA family protein encodes the protein MTPKRPSLPIEMQAFRRRPRRWLRLLWALAAGLTAALLIWFMFSSSGEPGPQPSREVDATEVAARPWRLGSPEARFTIVFYADLECPYCKAYSPQLQQWIDAHQDVNLQWHHVPMSIHEPAASQEARLVECAGQAGGHEAFWAAVQWVYANTRSDGQGVPDLEMFPGMSADLKACLSGEPSARIVHAQAAEAAASGITATPSLRLIDRTSGRSIVLPGPVPGDALLSAIDMLAANDLAETKPSDGAGTPASGAGDVPR